A section of the Streptomyces xinghaiensis S187 genome encodes:
- a CDS encoding PRD domain-containing protein, producing MKVLRVLNNNVVLARDEKGQEVILTGRGIGFGSSQGKPVDAALVKRVFVPADGRDPDHLAEALALISEEVLHAVVTALGEVGIEERESTRPTLAIAVADHIAGALERAARGIAIEYPLRAEVQTLYATEYAQAQRLLRAINERLTPELDASEATALALHLVNAGFVSGDLSFTYTMTGVIQQMLAVVRERYSLGVFDTSSMGAARFITHVRYLFVRIQQQKQLKGQESTIGKGIRQHYPEATRTAQQLATIVELRLGQQLSEDEVSYLALHVARMTMDANGTAT from the coding sequence GTGAAGGTACTGCGGGTCCTCAACAACAATGTGGTCCTCGCACGTGATGAGAAGGGCCAGGAGGTCATCCTCACCGGACGCGGCATCGGCTTCGGCTCCAGCCAGGGCAAGCCTGTCGACGCCGCGCTGGTGAAACGGGTCTTCGTCCCGGCCGACGGCCGTGACCCCGATCACCTGGCCGAGGCTCTCGCTCTCATCAGCGAGGAGGTGCTCCACGCTGTCGTGACCGCTCTCGGCGAGGTCGGCATCGAAGAGCGCGAGTCCACCCGCCCCACCCTCGCCATCGCCGTCGCCGACCACATCGCCGGCGCGCTGGAGCGGGCCGCGCGGGGTATCGCCATCGAGTACCCGCTGCGCGCCGAGGTCCAGACCCTGTACGCCACCGAGTACGCCCAGGCGCAGCGCCTGCTGCGCGCCATCAACGAGCGCCTGACCCCGGAGCTGGATGCGTCCGAGGCGACCGCACTCGCGCTGCACCTGGTCAACGCGGGCTTCGTCTCCGGCGATCTGTCCTTCACGTACACGATGACCGGGGTCATCCAGCAGATGCTCGCCGTGGTGCGGGAGCGCTACAGCCTGGGCGTCTTCGACACGTCGTCCATGGGCGCGGCGCGGTTCATCACCCACGTGCGCTACCTCTTCGTGCGTATCCAGCAGCAGAAGCAGCTCAAGGGCCAGGAGTCCACGATCGGCAAGGGCATCCGCCAGCACTACCCGGAGGCGACCCGCACCGCGCAGCAGTTGGCGACGATCGTCGAACTGCGTCTGGGACAGCAACTGAGCGAGGACGAGGTCTCCTACCTGGCACTCCACGTGGCCCGCATGACCATGGACGCCAACGGCACCGCCACGTAG
- a CDS encoding alpha/beta fold hydrolase has protein sequence MPAVFVHGVPETGALWNGVRAHLREGTESVALGLPGFGTARPAGFEATKDAYAAWLAGRLRGFDGPVDVVGHDWGSGIVLRAVTALDVRVRSWAVDVGAVFHADYTWHEMGRVWQTPGRGEEWMTDLVAGRMSGPFSLGGLLRSAGAPDDDAAAMEAGQDATMCGCILDLYRSAQPNAYADWGPELSRPAPAPGLVLQPTADGFDASAASSEVAALLGARTAELEGLGHWWMLQDPAAAAAELRSFWATLNS, from the coding sequence ATGCCTGCTGTCTTTGTCCACGGTGTCCCCGAGACCGGCGCGCTCTGGAACGGGGTGCGTGCGCACCTGAGGGAGGGCACGGAGTCGGTGGCGCTCGGCCTGCCCGGGTTCGGGACCGCGCGGCCCGCGGGATTCGAAGCGACCAAGGACGCCTATGCGGCCTGGCTTGCCGGCCGGTTACGCGGCTTCGACGGCCCGGTCGATGTGGTCGGGCACGACTGGGGGTCCGGGATCGTGCTGCGCGCGGTCACGGCGCTGGACGTGCGGGTGCGCAGCTGGGCCGTGGATGTCGGTGCCGTGTTCCACGCCGACTACACCTGGCACGAGATGGGCCGGGTGTGGCAGACGCCCGGCCGTGGTGAGGAGTGGATGACGGACCTGGTGGCCGGGAGGATGTCCGGGCCCTTCTCCCTCGGCGGTCTGCTGCGGTCGGCCGGCGCGCCCGACGACGATGCCGCGGCGATGGAGGCGGGCCAGGACGCGACGATGTGTGGTTGCATCCTCGACCTCTACCGCTCGGCGCAGCCCAACGCGTATGCCGACTGGGGTCCGGAGCTTTCCCGGCCGGCGCCCGCTCCCGGGCTCGTGCTGCAGCCGACGGCCGACGGCTTCGACGCATCGGCCGCCTCCTCCGAGGTCGCTGCCCTTCTGGGGGCCCGGACCGCCGAGCTGGAGGGCTTGGGGCACTGGTGGATGCTGCAGGATCCGGCTGCCGCGGCAGCGGAACTGCGCTCCTTCTGGGCGACGCTCAACTCGTGA
- a CDS encoding quinone oxidoreductase family protein, whose protein sequence is MRAVVVNAPGETPVLADFPDPEPQGGREPRDLVGAGLHNVVRGLASGRHYGSTGTYPLVPGIDAVARTGDGRLVYTGFAMPPRGTMAERLIAPFEVELEQGVDPLAVAAGMNPGMSGWMVLAARRREKSDLGDVLVLGATGMSGRMAVQAALALGASRVIAAGRDAQELERLGALGAVTVSLGDSDPDKMAAALGAVVAEAPPALVLDFLWGPVAEAAFAALGRTGGQDEGAETAYVQIGSVAGQEAQLPAALLRSRRLHISGSGAGSVSKEETLGEVPEVIARIADGTLEVPYTAYPLSRAGEAWAHTGRTRAVIVPD, encoded by the coding sequence ATGCGCGCTGTGGTGGTAAATGCCCCCGGCGAGACGCCCGTTTTGGCCGATTTCCCCGACCCGGAGCCCCAGGGGGGACGGGAGCCGCGCGACCTGGTCGGCGCAGGGCTGCACAACGTCGTCCGCGGTTTGGCATCGGGCCGTCATTACGGCAGCACCGGCACCTACCCGCTCGTACCGGGCATCGACGCCGTGGCCCGCACCGGGGACGGCCGCCTGGTCTATACCGGCTTCGCCATGCCCCCGCGGGGCACGATGGCGGAGCGGCTGATCGCCCCGTTCGAGGTGGAGCTGGAGCAGGGGGTGGACCCGCTCGCGGTCGCGGCCGGCATGAACCCGGGCATGTCCGGGTGGATGGTGCTCGCCGCCCGGCGCAGGGAGAAGAGTGACCTCGGCGACGTGCTGGTACTCGGGGCGACCGGCATGTCGGGCCGGATGGCGGTGCAGGCGGCGCTGGCGCTCGGCGCCTCCCGGGTCATTGCCGCCGGGCGTGACGCCCAGGAGCTCGAGCGACTGGGCGCCTTGGGTGCCGTGACCGTCTCGCTCGGCGACAGCGACCCCGACAAGATGGCCGCAGCCCTGGGTGCAGTTGTGGCCGAGGCGCCGCCCGCCTTGGTGCTGGACTTCCTCTGGGGCCCGGTCGCCGAGGCCGCCTTCGCCGCCCTCGGCCGGACCGGCGGGCAGGACGAGGGCGCGGAAACCGCCTATGTGCAGATCGGCTCGGTCGCCGGGCAGGAGGCGCAGCTGCCCGCGGCACTGCTGCGCAGCCGGCGCCTCCACATCTCGGGAAGTGGCGCCGGCTCGGTATCGAAGGAAGAGACACTCGGTGAAGTGCCCGAGGTCATCGCCCGCATCGCGGACGGAACCCTCGAAGTCCCCTACACCGCTTACCCGCTCAGCCGGGCCGGCGAAGCGTGGGCGCACACCGGACGGACCCGCGCCGTCATCGTGCCCGACTGA
- a CDS encoding MFS transporter yields MLNTISPVRPSHATEDRWSGRLVRRLAILTVANLLADVVLIAPLLALPQMLQHFQTGQAAVINASAMLAGAMWAPLLGRSADIHGKRRILLLTLITAGVGSVICMTAPNLVVFVLGRFLQGAAVGSMLLTVALARQLCGARLAMPAVGVVTSGSSVLAILSLVPLGEAIDSFGYRSVFFGAAALAAVAAVSVRLFIPEPPIRNTGSIDVTGALLLGGGLVGTLGYVSLGPDAGWFNPGILAMLAAGGVALVAGLAHILRVKDPIIDLRNIGLPLALALAVVALAGGSTQSMLQLKSLVAQVSPDLGLGYGLGGGSAVLAMFALPALGIMTGGTLAGALAARFGPAQVLIGGIALGMAATLGMLAGVSMLPVALGCATLLGMAAGATIASGYNLATAIVPPEQHGTAGSLVTVMLAVGSVVLNVAGATVLQLTDTDIVVEGVAANSLTGVRLYILMAGSALAAAAVFALALVRRR; encoded by the coding sequence ATGCTCAACACCATCTCCCCGGTGCGCCCGTCGCACGCCACGGAAGACCGATGGAGCGGGCGGCTGGTCCGCCGGCTGGCCATCCTCACCGTCGCCAACCTGCTGGCCGACGTGGTCCTGATCGCTCCGTTGCTGGCGCTGCCGCAGATGCTGCAGCACTTCCAGACCGGCCAGGCCGCCGTGATCAACGCGAGCGCGATGCTGGCCGGTGCCATGTGGGCGCCGCTGCTGGGCCGGAGCGCCGACATCCACGGCAAGCGCCGGATCCTGCTTCTCACCCTGATCACCGCGGGCGTGGGCTCGGTCATCTGCATGACCGCACCGAACCTCGTCGTCTTCGTGCTGGGCCGGTTCCTCCAGGGTGCGGCCGTGGGGTCGATGCTCCTCACGGTCGCCCTGGCCCGCCAGCTCTGCGGCGCCCGTCTCGCGATGCCTGCCGTCGGTGTCGTGACCTCCGGCTCCTCGGTCCTGGCGATCCTCTCCCTGGTCCCGTTGGGCGAGGCGATCGACAGCTTCGGCTACCGGAGCGTGTTCTTCGGTGCGGCGGCTCTCGCCGCCGTCGCCGCCGTGTCCGTACGGTTGTTCATCCCCGAACCGCCGATCCGGAACACCGGGTCGATCGACGTCACCGGTGCCCTCCTGCTCGGCGGCGGCCTGGTCGGGACCCTGGGATACGTCAGCCTCGGGCCGGACGCGGGCTGGTTCAACCCGGGCATCCTGGCCATGCTGGCCGCCGGCGGGGTCGCACTGGTCGCGGGGCTGGCACACATACTGCGCGTCAAAGACCCGATCATCGATCTGCGCAACATCGGCCTTCCCCTGGCACTGGCGCTTGCCGTGGTGGCGCTCGCCGGAGGCTCGACCCAGAGCATGCTCCAGCTGAAGAGTCTTGTCGCCCAGGTGTCGCCCGATCTCGGACTCGGCTACGGGCTGGGCGGCGGCAGCGCGGTCCTCGCCATGTTCGCCCTCCCCGCTCTCGGCATCATGACCGGCGGGACCCTGGCTGGTGCTCTGGCTGCCCGGTTCGGCCCCGCCCAGGTTCTGATCGGGGGTATCGCTCTGGGGATGGCGGCCACACTCGGGATGCTGGCCGGAGTATCGATGCTGCCGGTCGCACTGGGCTGCGCCACGCTGCTGGGCATGGCCGCAGGAGCCACCATCGCCTCCGGCTACAACCTGGCCACCGCCATCGTGCCCCCGGAACAGCACGGAACGGCCGGAAGCCTGGTGACGGTGATGCTCGCGGTCGGATCGGTCGTACTCAATGTCGCCGGGGCGACGGTGCTCCAGCTCACCGACACGGACATCGTGGTTGAGGGCGTAGCCGCGAACTCCCTGACCGGAGTGCGCCTCTACATCCTGATGGCCGGATCAGCCCTCGCCGCCGCGGCAGTCTTCGCACTCGCCCTCGTACGCCGTCGCTGA
- a CDS encoding glucose PTS transporter subunit IIA: MNTPAPGIDGLAEEILRDVGGAENIESLTHCATRLRFQLHDGGKVDQAALDALDGVMGTVPQSGDRFQIVIGGAVANVHAKIINLPSMSRSGAARPQSDAEVKAAVRAKSRGRFAWLDNFFEYLSDSFRPLLGVLLGASLIIAIASVLDALGVVDFRAEDKSATWVFVDAMWRSVLYFLPIMVAYNAAKKLQIDPWVGATVMAAVMTPNFTGMLNPDSGIPGVTCSTNATLGTQQCVADVFGLPLQLNDYGGQVFVPLLMAALLALVYKGLQRVFPENIQLVFVPFFSMLITIPVTAFLVGPLGVWAGNGIGEGLAWLNGNAPLVFAIFIPLLYPFLVPLGLHWPLNALMLQNINTIGYDFIQGPMGAWNFACFGATAGVLLLSIRHREPLMRQTATGALAAGLFGGISEPSLYGIHLRFKRIYPRMLVGCLVGGVIVGVLGGVDTEVFAFTSVLTIPVFSPVGVYLIAITAAFVTAMVLVYFSDYRTREERAQANAERDAAEAAARGGATGTDTDTDTDTDTHRETAAADDRELVTVGAAYAEATADATGPATGTASGAPTGIASGAPAAANSIALRAPVAGRVTGLDTVEDPVFSSRALGEGVGIEPADGRIVAPVDGELITVADTGHAFGIRTPHGVEVLIHIGIDTVQMQGEGFDVHVAPGRRVSSGDLLAEVDLDAVRAANHPTVTLMTVLNTADLAAVEPHTGQDVTAGDLVVTVRR; the protein is encoded by the coding sequence GTGAACACACCCGCACCGGGGATCGACGGGCTGGCGGAGGAGATCCTCCGTGACGTCGGTGGAGCGGAGAACATCGAGAGCCTCACACACTGCGCGACGCGGCTGCGCTTCCAGCTCCACGACGGCGGCAAGGTCGACCAGGCCGCGCTCGACGCCCTCGACGGCGTCATGGGCACGGTGCCGCAGTCCGGAGACCGCTTCCAGATCGTGATCGGCGGCGCCGTCGCGAACGTCCACGCCAAGATCATCAACTTGCCGTCGATGAGCCGCTCCGGCGCGGCGCGCCCGCAGTCCGACGCGGAGGTCAAGGCCGCGGTTCGCGCCAAGAGCCGGGGCCGCTTCGCCTGGCTCGACAACTTCTTCGAGTACCTCTCCGACTCGTTCCGCCCGCTGCTCGGCGTGCTGCTGGGCGCTTCGCTGATCATCGCGATCGCCTCGGTCCTGGATGCCCTCGGCGTGGTCGACTTCCGTGCCGAGGACAAGTCGGCCACCTGGGTGTTCGTCGACGCGATGTGGCGCTCGGTGCTGTACTTCCTGCCGATCATGGTCGCCTACAACGCGGCCAAGAAGCTGCAGATCGATCCGTGGGTGGGCGCCACGGTGATGGCCGCGGTGATGACCCCGAACTTCACGGGGATGCTCAACCCCGACTCCGGCATCCCGGGCGTCACCTGCTCCACCAACGCCACGCTGGGCACTCAGCAGTGCGTGGCGGACGTCTTCGGCCTGCCGCTCCAGCTCAACGACTATGGCGGCCAGGTGTTCGTACCGCTGCTGATGGCCGCCCTGCTCGCCCTGGTCTACAAGGGTCTGCAGCGCGTGTTCCCCGAGAACATCCAGCTGGTCTTCGTGCCGTTCTTCAGCATGCTGATCACGATCCCGGTGACCGCCTTTCTCGTCGGCCCCCTGGGGGTCTGGGCCGGCAACGGCATCGGGGAGGGCCTGGCCTGGCTGAACGGCAACGCCCCGCTCGTCTTCGCGATCTTCATTCCGCTGCTGTACCCGTTCCTGGTGCCGCTGGGCCTGCACTGGCCGCTGAACGCGCTGATGCTCCAGAACATCAACACCATCGGCTACGACTTCATCCAGGGCCCGATGGGCGCCTGGAACTTCGCCTGCTTCGGTGCGACCGCGGGCGTACTGCTGCTCTCGATCCGCCACCGCGAGCCGCTCATGCGCCAGACCGCCACCGGCGCCCTGGCCGCGGGCCTGTTCGGCGGCATCTCCGAACCGTCGCTGTACGGCATCCACCTGCGCTTCAAGCGGATATACCCGCGCATGCTCGTGGGCTGCCTGGTGGGCGGTGTGATCGTGGGCGTCCTGGGCGGCGTGGACACCGAGGTATTCGCCTTCACCTCTGTGCTGACCATCCCGGTCTTCTCTCCGGTGGGCGTCTACCTCATCGCGATCACGGCGGCCTTCGTCACCGCGATGGTGCTCGTCTACTTCTCCGACTACCGCACTCGCGAGGAGCGCGCCCAGGCCAACGCCGAGCGTGACGCCGCCGAGGCCGCCGCCCGCGGTGGGGCCACCGGCACCGACACCGACACAGACACAGACACAGACACCCACCGTGAGACCGCAGCGGCCGACGACCGTGAACTGGTCACCGTCGGCGCCGCGTACGCGGAAGCCACCGCCGATGCCACGGGCCCCGCCACCGGCACCGCTTCCGGCGCACCCACCGGCATCGCTTCCGGCGCTCCCGCCGCCGCGAACAGCATCGCCCTCCGCGCGCCGGTCGCGGGCCGCGTGACCGGCCTCGACACGGTCGAGGACCCGGTCTTCTCCTCCCGGGCGCTCGGTGAGGGCGTGGGCATCGAGCCGGCTGACGGCCGTATCGTCGCCCCGGTCGACGGCGAGCTGATCACCGTCGCGGACACCGGCCACGCCTTCGGCATCCGCACCCCGCACGGCGTCGAGGTGCTCATCCACATCGGCATCGACACGGTACAGATGCAGGGCGAGGGCTTCGACGTGCACGTCGCGCCCGGCCGGCGGGTCAGCTCCGGTGACCTCCTGGCCGAGGTCGACCTCGACGCCGTACGCGCCGCGAACCACCCGACCGTCACCCTCATGACCGTCCTGAACACCGCGGATCTCGCCGCGGTGGAGCCGCACACCGGGCAGGACGTCACCGCCGGTGACCTCGTGGTGACCGTACGGCGGTGA
- a CDS encoding MDR family MFS transporter, protein MSVAQESASRPSGAGVRAADGHDGAARLDARERAVIGVLLVSTFVVVLNETVMSVALPVLMADLRIEASVGQWLTAGFLLTMAVVVPVTGFLIRRVPTRRLFATAMVLFSAGTLLAALAPGFGVLLTGRVVQAGGTAIMMPLLMTTVMTLVPPARRGALMGNISVVISVAPATGPTVSGVILDLFSWRYIFWLVLPVALCTLVLGLWRVTDIGETASASIDVASVALSALGFGGLVYGLSSIGHSTGTTSPLVAWGAVGAGSVALVTFVFRQLVLQRTGRALLDLRPFTKPAFTVATVVMMLMMATLLGTVVLLPIYLQDVLELQPLTTGLVLLPGGVLMGVLAPVVGRLYDRLGARALLVPGTIAASSALWLMTLFTSDSSLVRVVSSHLLLSVGLALVFTPLFTAGLGAVEPALYSYGSAIFGTAQQLAGAAGVALLVSVMSARSSAVAAVGLPPLEQTAGGVHAAFQVAAALSLAAIAGAFFIHRAPSDETPAAH, encoded by the coding sequence GTGAGCGTCGCCCAGGAATCCGCGTCCCGTCCGTCCGGCGCAGGTGTACGTGCGGCGGACGGACATGACGGCGCAGCGCGGCTGGACGCCCGCGAGCGCGCCGTGATCGGGGTGCTGCTGGTCTCCACCTTCGTCGTGGTCCTCAACGAGACGGTGATGAGCGTTGCGCTGCCGGTGCTCATGGCCGATCTGCGGATCGAGGCGAGCGTGGGCCAGTGGCTGACCGCCGGTTTTCTGCTCACGATGGCCGTGGTCGTCCCGGTCACCGGTTTCCTGATCCGCCGAGTGCCCACGCGCAGACTGTTCGCCACGGCGATGGTCCTGTTCAGCGCGGGCACCCTGCTGGCGGCGCTCGCGCCGGGCTTCGGTGTGCTGCTGACGGGCCGCGTGGTGCAAGCCGGCGGTACGGCGATCATGATGCCGTTGCTGATGACGACGGTGATGACGCTCGTTCCGCCGGCCCGCCGGGGCGCGCTGATGGGCAACATCTCGGTCGTGATCTCGGTCGCCCCCGCGACAGGCCCCACGGTATCGGGCGTCATCCTGGACCTGTTCAGCTGGCGGTACATCTTCTGGCTCGTCCTGCCGGTGGCCCTCTGCACCCTGGTGCTGGGCCTGTGGCGGGTCACGGACATCGGCGAGACCGCTTCCGCCTCGATCGACGTGGCCTCGGTGGCACTTTCCGCGCTCGGCTTCGGCGGGCTCGTCTACGGACTCAGCAGCATCGGACACTCCACCGGTACCACCTCGCCCCTGGTGGCATGGGGTGCCGTCGGAGCCGGCTCGGTGGCGTTGGTGACGTTCGTGTTCCGGCAACTGGTCCTGCAGCGCACCGGTCGTGCACTGCTGGATCTGCGCCCGTTCACCAAGCCGGCGTTCACCGTGGCGACCGTGGTGATGATGCTGATGATGGCCACCCTGCTGGGCACGGTCGTGCTGCTGCCGATCTACCTGCAGGACGTGCTGGAGCTTCAGCCACTCACCACGGGCCTTGTGCTCCTGCCGGGTGGTGTCCTCATGGGCGTGCTCGCGCCGGTGGTGGGCCGGCTGTACGACCGGCTGGGAGCGCGGGCACTGCTGGTACCCGGGACCATCGCAGCCAGTTCGGCTCTGTGGCTCATGACGTTGTTCACGAGCGACAGTTCCCTCGTGCGGGTGGTGAGCTCCCACCTGCTGCTGTCGGTGGGACTGGCGCTGGTGTTCACGCCGCTGTTCACCGCGGGCCTGGGGGCGGTCGAGCCCGCTCTCTACTCCTATGGCAGCGCGATCTTCGGCACCGCTCAGCAGCTGGCCGGCGCAGCCGGGGTGGCACTGCTGGTCAGCGTCATGTCGGCACGCTCCTCCGCCGTCGCAGCCGTAGGACTGCCGCCGTTGGAGCAGACCGCGGGCGGCGTCCACGCCGCGTTCCAGGTCGCCGCCGCGCTGTCGCTGGCCGCGATCGCCGGCGCCTTCTTCATCCACCGGGCGCCCTCCGATGAGACGCCTGCGGCGCACTGA
- a CDS encoding FAD-dependent monooxygenase, producing MAKRALVVGLGIAGMAAAIGMRRAGWEAVVIERSPERRTGGYFIGLFPEGLQAAAGLEIDTYLHTRNPVGGGDTWSLSRRGKRERALGFLDQPGRPAAVLRGDIEEALWQSVVGAGEEGHRIEVRLGTVPVEITGSGTGVDVLLEKPGGGGRYRETFDLVVGADGLRSTVRRLAFGPHEDYMTKWGAMICAFEMQQQVPSFEAQDSVISARAGRAAWVFGFADRPPTALLTYRTDDIEAQFTGTPVERIGEAFTGMDDPVVRHALDSLQQAPEFLFDSVHQVKMPRWSKGRVVLLGDAAWCLNLYSGMGATASLHGGAELGTALREHPDDPDAALSAWEDGLRPFITKNQRVARLKQQMFVPSGRLAEGMRSGLLRVALNVRRRKAARAAEPRVGNDEQPGTTRQEAA from the coding sequence ATGGCGAAGCGTGCTCTGGTGGTGGGGCTGGGTATCGCGGGTATGGCCGCGGCGATCGGAATGCGCCGGGCGGGGTGGGAGGCCGTGGTGATCGAGCGTTCCCCCGAGCGCCGCACGGGCGGCTACTTCATCGGGCTGTTTCCCGAGGGCCTGCAAGCGGCCGCCGGCCTGGAGATCGACACATACCTGCACACCCGTAACCCCGTGGGCGGCGGGGACACATGGTCCCTGAGCCGCCGTGGGAAGCGTGAGCGGGCCCTGGGATTCCTGGACCAGCCAGGTCGGCCCGCGGCGGTGCTCCGCGGAGATATCGAGGAGGCGCTCTGGCAGAGCGTGGTCGGAGCGGGGGAAGAAGGCCACCGTATCGAGGTGCGTCTCGGGACCGTGCCCGTGGAGATCACCGGGAGCGGCACCGGGGTGGACGTCCTGCTGGAGAAGCCCGGCGGCGGCGGGCGCTACCGGGAGACGTTCGACCTGGTCGTCGGTGCGGACGGCCTGCGCTCCACTGTGCGCCGGCTGGCCTTCGGTCCACACGAGGACTACATGACGAAGTGGGGGGCGATGATCTGTGCCTTCGAGATGCAGCAGCAGGTGCCGTCCTTCGAAGCCCAGGACAGCGTGATCAGCGCTCGGGCCGGGCGGGCAGCCTGGGTGTTCGGGTTCGCCGACCGACCCCCCACCGCGCTGCTGACCTATCGGACCGATGACATCGAGGCGCAGTTCACCGGGACCCCCGTCGAGCGCATCGGTGAGGCGTTCACCGGGATGGACGACCCTGTGGTGCGGCACGCGCTGGACTCGCTGCAACAGGCCCCGGAGTTCCTCTTCGACTCGGTCCACCAGGTGAAGATGCCCCGGTGGAGCAAGGGGCGCGTCGTGCTCCTCGGCGATGCGGCCTGGTGCCTGAACCTGTACTCGGGGATGGGTGCCACGGCCTCGCTGCACGGCGGCGCGGAACTGGGGACGGCTCTGCGAGAGCACCCGGACGATCCCGATGCGGCCCTGTCGGCCTGGGAGGACGGGCTGCGTCCCTTCATCACCAAGAACCAGCGCGTCGCCCGCCTCAAGCAGCAGATGTTCGTTCCCTCCGGCCGGCTGGCGGAGGGAATGCGTTCCGGCCTCTTACGGGTCGCTCTCAACGTGAGGCGGAGGAAGGCGGCAAGGGCCGCCGAACCCCGCGTCGGGAACGACGAACAGCCCGGCACAACCCGGCAGGAAGCGGCTTAG
- a CDS encoding TetR/AcrR family transcriptional regulator C-terminal domain-containing protein, with amino-acid sequence MSKGITRDRIVATALELLDEIGMAGLTVRALANRLDVRPSALYWHVRNKRELLDEMSTAVMRHVGSALSELPPGGGWRDDLAAFAGVLRAEFLLHRDGARIFSGTRITDPEVVRAKEFWFARWTASGVELSDADDAVDLVTAFVVGFVIEEQEHLQSAETDPTRYSLAERDAWLGEDAPLVKRAGHLHDDGDQRFERHLGIVLDGLAARLKV; translated from the coding sequence ATGAGTAAAGGCATCACCCGGGACCGGATCGTGGCGACAGCGCTGGAACTCCTCGACGAGATCGGTATGGCCGGCTTGACCGTGCGTGCGCTGGCGAACCGACTCGACGTACGCCCGTCCGCGCTGTACTGGCACGTACGCAACAAGCGGGAGCTGCTCGACGAGATGAGCACCGCTGTCATGCGCCATGTCGGCTCCGCCTTGTCGGAGCTTCCACCAGGTGGCGGCTGGCGTGATGATCTGGCAGCTTTCGCGGGTGTGCTGCGTGCGGAGTTCCTGCTCCACCGCGACGGGGCGCGCATCTTCAGCGGCACGCGCATCACCGACCCGGAGGTGGTACGCGCGAAGGAGTTCTGGTTCGCCCGCTGGACCGCATCCGGGGTCGAGCTCTCCGACGCGGACGACGCCGTCGATCTGGTGACCGCGTTCGTTGTCGGGTTCGTGATCGAGGAGCAGGAACACCTCCAGTCCGCCGAGACCGACCCGACGCGCTACTCCCTCGCCGAGCGTGACGCGTGGCTGGGCGAGGACGCGCCGTTGGTCAAGCGCGCCGGCCACCTCCACGACGACGGTGACCAGCGCTTCGAGCGGCACCTCGGCATCGTTCTCGACGGGCTCGCCGCCCGGCTGAAGGTCTGA